The Candidatus Marinimicrobia bacterium CG08_land_8_20_14_0_20_45_22 DNA window TCATTTTAAATCTAATACGGAATTCCTGCTCGAGTTGATTTGGATTCTCCAGAGTTATGTTCATTCAATCGATTGGCTAAATCCTGAGTCTGTCCAATATAGTAG harbors:
- a CDS encoding excinuclease ABC subunit C, encoding YYIGQTQDLANRLNEHNSGESKSTRAGIPY